The following proteins come from a genomic window of Rutidosis leptorrhynchoides isolate AG116_Rl617_1_P2 chromosome 10, CSIRO_AGI_Rlap_v1, whole genome shotgun sequence:
- the LOC139871959 gene encoding large ribosomal subunit protein uL30w, with the protein MAEIAKGGAIVPESVLKKQKRNEEWALAKKQEVEDLKKKNAANRKLIFNRAKQYSKEYEAQDKELIQLKREARLKGGFYVNPEAKMLFIIRIRGINAMDPKSKKILQLLRLRQIFNGVFLKVNKATLNMLHRVEPYVTYGYPNLKSVRELIYKRGYGKLNKQRIPLTDNSIVEQGLGKFGIICVEDLIHEILTAGPHFKEANNFLWPFKLKAPLGGMKKKRNHYVEGGDAGNRENFINELIRRMN; encoded by the exons ATGGCTGAAATTGCAAAGGGAGGAGCAATTGTACCAGAGTCTGTATTGAAGAAGCAAAAGAGAAATGAGGAGTGGGCCCTTGCTAAGAAGCAAGAGGTTGAAGATTTGAAGAAGAAGAATGCTGCTAACCGAAAATTGATCTTCAACAGGGCTAAGCAGTACAGCAAGGAGTACGAAGCTCAG GACAAGGAGTTGATTCAGCTGAAACGTGAGGCTAGGTTGAAAGGTGGATTTTATGTCAACCCGGAAGCGAAAATGCTCTTTATTATCCGTATTCGTGG TATCAATGCTATGGACCCAAAGTCGAAGAAGATTTTGCAGCTTTTGCGTCTGAGACAG ATCTTCAATGGTGTGTTTTTGAAAGTCAACAAAGCCACATTGAACATGTTACACAGGGTCGAGCCTTACGTTACCTACGG GTACCCCAACTTGAAGAGTGTTAGAGAGTTGATTTACAAGAGAGGATACGGAAAGCTTAACAAGCAAAGAATCCCATTAACTGACAACTCTATCGTTGAACAG GGTCTTGGGAAATTCGGCATCATCTGTGTTGAAGATCTTATCCATGAGATCTTAACTGCTGGTCCTCATTTCAAAGAAGCAAACAACTTCCTCTGGCCATTCAAGCTAAAGGCACCTCTGGGTGGTATGAAAAAGAAGAGAAACCATTACGTTGAGGGCGGAGATGCTGGAAACCGTGAAAATTTCATCAACGAGCTGATCAGGAGGATGAATTAG
- the LOC139873460 gene encoding uncharacterized protein isoform X2, with protein sequence MVTKSRMSPFAITKARKGSKDSSSENLRKWFSVIDAATLSKKRTFLSVKKLRSSLLANSKLHGTLYGFVVFEVAWKNVRGISYMNELQTDTSLAIEAKYMRRWEFDSIAQAAKSIKLWYSGTLRERNLLQNQLNSMLGDVYHDAPNYHCTNDDDDKNILNFDLRGNDVHEVTEYKDALLLFRFNDHDLPFELQHIIMSDLRLLTLLEAGLPSWVIFFQSYPVFCQIYRPWICLLARVLYVVISLVTVVIGFYDLYKNIPLLKATAARLCGPLFGWIETWEMVSRIKYLGTVLFLHNSEKVVKWFLTMSCTVKSFVTVIAQPLARPLMTVLAIILPIWNIFIEMGGYLGSFIWLSMTTFWSLVENVIDMILCPVYLISSFIWTIATTILYPIFWLLWGILCVPVHVIIGLSNCVGFIFNYMYDFIGGMWLVVRSLFKLASDTEKTVETYEVSMLRVLWNDLFSKIFSAVRSIFNGFVAFFTACNRHRLSIYNHLQEFIRRKSPVLSSIQRAKRSGAYRSKPGTEGGCGLLKT encoded by the exons ATGGTTACCAAG TCTCGTATGTCACCTTTCGCAATCACCAAAGCACGAAAAGGTAGTAAAGATTCCTCATCCGAAAATTTGAGAAAATGGTTCTCGGTAATTGATGCTGCAACACTTTCGAAAAAGAGGACATTCTTGTCTGTCAAGAAACTTAGGAGTTCTTTGCTTGCAAATAGCAAATTGCATGGGACTTTGTACGGATTCGTTGTTTTTGAAGTGGCGTGGAAAAATGTACGCGGCATCAGTTATATGAACGAACTTCAG ACCGATACTTCTCTTGCCATAGAGGCGAAGTACATGAGAAGATGGGAATTTGATAGTATAGCACAAGCTGCTAAAAGCATAAAGTTATGGTATTCAGGAACGTTACGCGAGCGAAATCTTTTACAAAATCAGCTAAACTCTATGCTAG GGGACGTTTATCACGATGCTCCAAACTATCATTGTACTAATGATGACGACGATAAAAATATCTTAAATTTTGATTTGCGTGGTAACGATGTACATGAAGTTACCGAGTACAAAGATGCGTTGCTTTTGTTTCGTTTTAACGATCATGATCTTCCTTTTGAGCTACAACACATAATAATGTCTGATTTAAGATTGCTTACTTTACTAGAAGCAGGGCTTCCATCTTGGGTTATTTTTTTTCAATCGTACCCGGTATTTTGCCAAATTTATCGTCCATGGATATGCCTTCTAGCACGAGTTTTATACGTGGTAATTTCGCTTGTTACGGTTGTCATTGGTTTCTATGATTTGTACAAAAATATCCCTCTTCTTAAGGCGACTGCTGCACGCTTATGCGGGCCCCTTTTCGGGTGGATAGAAACATGGGAGATGGTGTCAAGGATAAAATACTTGGGAACTGTGCTGTTTTTGCATAACTCCGAAAAGGTGGTTAAGTGGTTTTTAACAATGTCATGTACGGTAAAATCATTTGTTACAGTTATCGCACAGCCTTTAGCTCGTCCACTTATGACGGTTTTAGCGATCATCCTTCCTATTTGGAACATTTTTATCGAAATGGGAGGGTATCTTGGTTCATTCATTTGGCTTTCGATGACAACTTTTTGGAGTCTAGTGGAGAATGTTATCGACATGATACTATGTCCTGTTTATCTCATCTCGTCATTCATTTGGACGATTG CAACAACGATCTTGTATCCGATATTCTGGCTCCTTTGGGGGATACTCTGTGTTCCCGTTCACGTTATCATTGGACTATCAAATTGTGTGGGATTTATATTCAACTACATGTATGATTTTATCGGAGGTATGTGGTTGGTTGTGCGTAGCTTATTTAAGTTAGCTTCGGATACTGAGAAAACTGTGGAAACTTATGAGGTTTCCATGTTGCGTGTCCTTTGGAACGACCTTTTTTCTAAG ATTTTCAGTGCTGTTAGGAGCATTTTTAATGGCTTCGTTGCGTTCTTCACGGCTTGTAACAGACATCGTCTAAG CATCTATAATCATTTACAAGAGTTCATTAGAAGGAAATCACCGGTTTTGAGTTCTATCCAAAGAGCAAAGAGATCGGGG GCTTACAGGTCGAAGCCAGGGACCGAAGGAGGCTGTGGTTTACTAAAAACATAA
- the LOC139873460 gene encoding uncharacterized protein isoform X1, whose translation MVTKSRMSPFAITKARKGSKDSSSENLRKWFSVIDAATLSKKRTFLSVKKLRSSLLANSKLHGTLYGFVVFEVAWKNVRGISYMNELQTDTSLAIEAKYMRRWEFDSIAQAAKSIKLWYSGTLRERNLLQNQLNSMLGDVYHDAPNYHCTNDDDDKNILNFDLRGNDVHEVTEYKDALLLFRFNDHDLPFELQHIIMSDLRLLTLLEAGLPSWVIFFQSYPVFCQIYRPWICLLARVLYVVISLVTVVIGFYDLYKNIPLLKATAARLCGPLFGWIETWEMVSRIKYLGTVLFLHNSEKVVKWFLTMSCTVKSFVTVIAQPLARPLMTVLAIILPIWNIFIEMGGYLGSFIWLSMTTFWSLVENVIDMILCPVYLISSFIWTIATTILYPIFWLLWGILCVPVHVIIGLSNCVGFIFNYMYDFIGGMWLVVRSLFKLASDTEKTVETYEVSMLRVLWNDLFSKIFSAVRSIFNGFVAFFTACNRHRLSIYNHLQEFIRRKSPVLSSIQRAKRSGVEARDRRRLWFTKNIKHS comes from the exons ATGGTTACCAAG TCTCGTATGTCACCTTTCGCAATCACCAAAGCACGAAAAGGTAGTAAAGATTCCTCATCCGAAAATTTGAGAAAATGGTTCTCGGTAATTGATGCTGCAACACTTTCGAAAAAGAGGACATTCTTGTCTGTCAAGAAACTTAGGAGTTCTTTGCTTGCAAATAGCAAATTGCATGGGACTTTGTACGGATTCGTTGTTTTTGAAGTGGCGTGGAAAAATGTACGCGGCATCAGTTATATGAACGAACTTCAG ACCGATACTTCTCTTGCCATAGAGGCGAAGTACATGAGAAGATGGGAATTTGATAGTATAGCACAAGCTGCTAAAAGCATAAAGTTATGGTATTCAGGAACGTTACGCGAGCGAAATCTTTTACAAAATCAGCTAAACTCTATGCTAG GGGACGTTTATCACGATGCTCCAAACTATCATTGTACTAATGATGACGACGATAAAAATATCTTAAATTTTGATTTGCGTGGTAACGATGTACATGAAGTTACCGAGTACAAAGATGCGTTGCTTTTGTTTCGTTTTAACGATCATGATCTTCCTTTTGAGCTACAACACATAATAATGTCTGATTTAAGATTGCTTACTTTACTAGAAGCAGGGCTTCCATCTTGGGTTATTTTTTTTCAATCGTACCCGGTATTTTGCCAAATTTATCGTCCATGGATATGCCTTCTAGCACGAGTTTTATACGTGGTAATTTCGCTTGTTACGGTTGTCATTGGTTTCTATGATTTGTACAAAAATATCCCTCTTCTTAAGGCGACTGCTGCACGCTTATGCGGGCCCCTTTTCGGGTGGATAGAAACATGGGAGATGGTGTCAAGGATAAAATACTTGGGAACTGTGCTGTTTTTGCATAACTCCGAAAAGGTGGTTAAGTGGTTTTTAACAATGTCATGTACGGTAAAATCATTTGTTACAGTTATCGCACAGCCTTTAGCTCGTCCACTTATGACGGTTTTAGCGATCATCCTTCCTATTTGGAACATTTTTATCGAAATGGGAGGGTATCTTGGTTCATTCATTTGGCTTTCGATGACAACTTTTTGGAGTCTAGTGGAGAATGTTATCGACATGATACTATGTCCTGTTTATCTCATCTCGTCATTCATTTGGACGATTG CAACAACGATCTTGTATCCGATATTCTGGCTCCTTTGGGGGATACTCTGTGTTCCCGTTCACGTTATCATTGGACTATCAAATTGTGTGGGATTTATATTCAACTACATGTATGATTTTATCGGAGGTATGTGGTTGGTTGTGCGTAGCTTATTTAAGTTAGCTTCGGATACTGAGAAAACTGTGGAAACTTATGAGGTTTCCATGTTGCGTGTCCTTTGGAACGACCTTTTTTCTAAG ATTTTCAGTGCTGTTAGGAGCATTTTTAATGGCTTCGTTGCGTTCTTCACGGCTTGTAACAGACATCGTCTAAG CATCTATAATCATTTACAAGAGTTCATTAGAAGGAAATCACCGGTTTTGAGTTCTATCCAAAGAGCAAAGAGATCGGGG GTCGAAGCCAGGGACCGAAGGAGGCTGTGGTTTACTAAAAACATAAAACACAGTTGA